A window from Gasterosteus aculeatus chromosome 14, fGasAcu3.hap1.1, whole genome shotgun sequence encodes these proteins:
- the LOC120821019 gene encoding uncharacterized protein LOC120821019 isoform X7, producing the protein MENALTQLIQTQTQQAQSLQALQDAITTLGRHLVKPEGPTEPSKVLTKQTGEDDIEAYLEVFERTAERERWPRAQWAGILAPFLIGEAQKACRDLSPADVNQYGALKAAILAHYGHNLQTRAQQFHAWEYDATAPVRPQIATLMRLTRSWLTSGEGPPAIDRVAMDRCIRALPGGAKRHASQSCPETVDALVTLLENHQVTVQLMQSSRPPSQSDPRRDRQRLRKSDTEALGPSPRPQGGPPQPSLQRRPFVNPDRRKCFACGQEGHIAWNCPGEDILMPTAGSSDSPRKADSYLTTCWAHEGARAPKLPVRIGTQDAEALLDSGSAVTLLRPGLTSGPRGPPIPVSCVHGDSREYPTTHIKVQTTRGTFEVVAGLVENLPVPVLIGRDCPIFWRLWACRTAGHRRNCPTKKPGRDQKVKVAHACAAPSSPTTSSAEGTEEEALAPAEAPAPAEAPTRRDPRLTEGSSNEAFSEFPPAEEASSTRPGQFGTAQWEDPNLEQARQNLAVVEGEPVAGVSASTFPHFSIKNGLLYRVAKLEERVVEQLLVPKRYINKVLYLAHSHLLGAHLGVEKTYDRVRERFYWPGVKKAVQDYCQICPQCQKTAPKVNYQNPLIPLPIIDIPFQRVAMDIVGPLPKSSRGHRFILVIMDYATRYPEAVPLRTASAKAVARELFLLFSRVGIAKEVLTDQGTCFMSRVMKEMCKLLKVSQIRTSVYHPQTDGLVERFNKTLKQMLRKAIDVEGKNWDQLIPFVLFSIREVPQASTGFSPFELLYGRRPRGMLDLAKEAWEQQPSAHRSAIEYVDQMQDRMAKVWPLVREHMQQAQHAQARIYNRRAQLREFQPGEFVLVLIPTVECKFLAKWHGPYEVIERVGEVNYKVRQPGRRKICQIYHINLLKRWHAPDSVPMAALTTETQDRVPSQVPLGPHLSPTHRQDMVELTGQFKDVFSDMPGRTTVINHDIITEPGKKDKEAGAT; encoded by the coding sequence ATGGAGAATGCACTGACACAGCTCATCCAGACCCAAACCCAGCAGGCCCAGAGTCTTCAAGCCTTACAGGACGCCATCACTACTCTTGGACGGCATCTGGTAAAGCCAGAGGGGCCTACGGAACCCAGTAAAGTTCTCACCAAGCAGACCGGTGAGGATGACATTGAGGCCTACCTAGAGGTTTTTGaaaggactgcagagagggaacGTTGGCCTAGAGCACAATGGGCAGGCATTCTAGCCCCTTTTTTAATTGGCGAAGCTCAAAAAGCCTGCCGGGACCTTTCCCCCGCTGACGTAAACCAGTATGGGGCATTGAAAGCTGCGATTTTGGCCCATTATGGACACAACCTGCAGACGAGGGCCCAACAGTTCCACGCCTGGGAGTATGACGCTACTGCCCCAGTGCGGCCGCAAATTGCAACGCTGATGCGATTGACACGCAGTTGGTTAACCTCGGGGGAGGGGCCTCCAGCGATTGACAGAGTTGCCATGGATCGCTGTATCAGAGCCTTACCCGGGGGTGCCAAACGACACGCTTCTCAAAGCTGCCCAGAGACAGTAGATGCCCTAGTGACGCTGTTGGAGAATCACCAGGTCACGGTACAGTTGATGCAAAGCAGTAGGCCACCCAGCCAATCGGACCCcaggagagacaggcagaggctgaggaagagcgACACGGAGGCACTGGGCCCAAGCCCGAGGCCCCAAGGGGGTCCGCCCCAGCCATCCCTCCAGCGCCGCCCCTTTGTGAATCCGGACCGGCGAAAATGCTTTGCCTGTGGACAAGAGGGCCATATAGCGTGGAATTGTCCGGGAGAAGACATTCTGATGCCTACGGCGGGCTCCTCCGACTCCCCACGGAAGGCCGACAGCTATCTTACCACGTGCTGGGCTCATGAGGGCGCAAGGGCCCCAAAGCTGCCGGTCAGAATAGGGACCCAGGATGCTGAAGCCCTACTCGACTCCGGCAGTGCGGTCACCCTCCTACGGCCCGGGTTGACCTCTGGCCCCAGGGGACCCCCCATCCCAGTCTCCTGTGTCCACGGGGATTCACGAGAGTATCCCACGACCCACATTAAGGTCCAGACCACCAGGGGCACATTTGAGGTTGTTGCGGGCTTAGTGGAAAATCTGCCGGTACCAGTGCTGATTGGGCGGGACTGCCCGATATTCTGGCGTTTGTGGGCATGCAGGACTGCTGGCCACCGAAGAAACTGTCCCACCAAGAAACCTGGTAGGGACCAGAAAGTCAAGGTGGCACATGCCTGTGCAGCCCCATCTAGCCCAACCACGTCATCTGCAgaagggacagaggaggaggccctgGCCCCAGCGGAGGCCCCGGCCCCAGCGGAGGCCCCGACAAGGAGGGATCCCCGACTAACTGAAGGGTCTTCGAACGAGGCTTTTTCGGAGTTCCCACCGGCAGAAGAGGCATCTTCCACCAGGCCCGGGCAGTTTGGGACGGCCCAGTGGGAGGACCCTAACCTGGAACAAGCGCGACAGAACCTGGCTGTGGTCGAGGGAGAACCGGTGGCGGGGGTAAGTGCTAGCACCTTTCCACACTTTTCAATCAAGAATGGCCTCTTGTATAGGGTGGCAAAGCTGGAGGAACGGGTGGTGGAACAGTTGCTAGTCCCCAAGCGCTATATTAACAAAGTGTTGTACCTAGCCCACTCCCACCTGTTGGGAGCTCATTTGGGGGTGGAGAAAACCTACGACCGAGTCCGGGAGCGCTTCTACTGGCCGGGGGTGAAGAAGGCGGTCCAGGATTATTGCCAAATCTGCCCACAATGCCAGAAGACGGCGCCGAAGGTAAACTACCAGAATCCACTAATACCACTACCAATAATCGACATCCCCTTCCAGAGGGTGGCCATGGATATAGTAGGCCCCTTGCCGAAGTCCAGTAGGGGGCACCGGTTTATCCTGGTTATCATGGATTATGCCACCCGGTACCCAGAGGCGGTCCCGTTACGCACCGCAAGTGCTAAAGCGGTGGCGAGAGAATTATTCCTTCTCTTTAGTAGAGTTGGGATTGCAAAGGAAGTCCTTACTGACCAGGGAACCTGTTTCATGTCTCGGGTGATGAAGGAGATGTGTAAACTGCTGAAGGTGAGCCAAATACGAACCTCTGTCTACCACCCACAGACGGACGGCCTGGTAGAACGTTTCAATAAAACCTTAAAACAAATGCTAAGGAAGGCTATTGACGTGGAGGGGAAAAACTGGGACCAACTAATCCCCTTTGTCTTGTTCTCAATCCGCGAAGTGCCCCAGGCGTCCACAGGGTTCTCACCATTTGAGCTGCTGTATGGACGGAGACCCAGGGGCATGCTGGACCTGGCCAAAGAAGCATGGGAGCAACAGCCATCAGCCCATCGCTCCGCCATAGAGTATGTCGACCAGATGCAGGACAGGATGGCTAAGGTATGGCCCCTGGTGCGGGAGCATATGCAACAAGCCCAACACGCCCAAGCCAGAATCTATAACCGTAGAGCTCAGCTACGGGAGTTCCAGCCGGGAGAGTTTGTCTTGGTCCTGATTCCAACGGTGGAATGCAAATTCCTGGCAAAGTGGCATGGACCCTATGAGGTGATCGaaagggtgggggaggtgaaTTATAAGGTAAGACAACCGGGAAGGAGGAAAATCTGCCAAATATATCACATTAATCTGTTGAAGAGATGGCACGCCCCTGACAGTGTTCCGATGGCCGCACTAACCACCGAAACCCAAGATCGTGTCCCCTCACAGGTACCTCTGGGCCCCCATCTGAGTCCGACCCACCGGCAAGACATGGTGGAACTAACTGGGCagttcaaagatgttttttcagaCATGCCGGGAAGGACCACGGTGATTAACCACGACATCATCACCGAACCTGGGAAAAAG
- the LOC120821019 gene encoding uncharacterized protein LOC120821019 isoform X5: protein MENALTQLIQTQTQQAQSLQALQDAITTLGRHLVKPEGPTEPSKVLTKQTGEDDIEAYLEVFERTAERERWPRAQWAGILAPFLIGEAQKACRDLSPADVNQYGALKAAILAHYGHNLQTRAQQFHAWEYDATAPVRPQIATLMRLTRSWLTSGEGPPAIDRVAMDRCIRALPGGAKRHASQSCPETVDALVTLLENHQVTVQLMQSSRPPSQSDPRRDRQRLRKSDTEALGPSPRPQGGPPQPSLQRRPFVNPDRRKCFACGQEGHIAWNCPGEDILMPTAGSSDSPRKADSYLTTCWAHEGARAPKLPVRIGTQDAEALLDSGSAVTLLRPGLTSGPRGPPIPVSCVHGDSREYPTTHIKVQTTRGTFEVVAGLVENLPVPVLIGRDCPIFWRLWACRTAGHRRNCPTKKPGRDQKVKVAHACAAPSSPTTSSAEGTEEEALAPAEAPAPAEAPTRRDPRLTEGSSNEAFSEFPPAEEASSTRPGQFGTAQWEDPNLEQARQNLAVVEGEPVAGVSASTFPHFSIKNGLLYRVAKLEERVVEQLLVPKRYINKVLYLAHSHLLGAHLGVEKTYDRVRERFYWPGVKKAVQDYCQICPQCQKTAPKVNYQNPLIPLPIIDIPFQRVAMDIVGPLPKSSRGHRFILVIMDYATRYPEAVPLRTASAKAVARELFLLFSRVGIAKEVLTDQGTCFMSRVMKEMCKLLKVSQIRTSVYHPQTDGLVERFNKTLKQMLRKAIDVEGKNWDQLIPFVLFSIREVPQASTGFSPFELLYGRRPRGMLDLAKEAWEQQPSAHRSAIEYVDQMQDRMAKVWPLVREHMQQAQHAQARIYNRRAQLREFQPGEFVLVLIPTVECKFLAKWHGPYEVIERVGEVNYKVRQPGRRKICQIYHINLLKRWHAPDSVPMAALTTETQDRVPSQVPLGPHLSPTHRQDMVELTGQFKDVFSDMPGRTTVINHDIITEPGKKVRLRPYRIPEAKRETIKEEVRRMLEMGVIEESHSAWSSPIVLTPKPDGSERFCNDFRKLNEISKFDAYPMPRVDELIERLGPARFVSTLDLTKGYWQVPLTETAKEKTAFATPEGLYHYRVLPFGVHGAPATFQRMMDQVLRPHREYAAAYLDDVVIHSPDWTTHVGHLKAVLGSLRRAGLTANPKKCHLGLEEAEYLGYTIGRGSVRPQSRKVEAIATWPKPATKRPFTRDDEKQPPTPGPLEHRS, encoded by the exons ATGGAGAATGCACTGACACAGCTCATCCAGACCCAAACCCAGCAGGCCCAGAGTCTTCAAGCCTTACAGGACGCCATCACTACTCTTGGACGGCATCTGGTAAAGCCAGAGGGGCCTACGGAACCCAGTAAAGTTCTCACCAAGCAGACCGGTGAGGATGACATTGAGGCCTACCTAGAGGTTTTTGaaaggactgcagagagggaacGTTGGCCTAGAGCACAATGGGCAGGCATTCTAGCCCCTTTTTTAATTGGCGAAGCTCAAAAAGCCTGCCGGGACCTTTCCCCCGCTGACGTAAACCAGTATGGGGCATTGAAAGCTGCGATTTTGGCCCATTATGGACACAACCTGCAGACGAGGGCCCAACAGTTCCACGCCTGGGAGTATGACGCTACTGCCCCAGTGCGGCCGCAAATTGCAACGCTGATGCGATTGACACGCAGTTGGTTAACCTCGGGGGAGGGGCCTCCAGCGATTGACAGAGTTGCCATGGATCGCTGTATCAGAGCCTTACCCGGGGGTGCCAAACGACACGCTTCTCAAAGCTGCCCAGAGACAGTAGATGCCCTAGTGACGCTGTTGGAGAATCACCAGGTCACGGTACAGTTGATGCAAAGCAGTAGGCCACCCAGCCAATCGGACCCcaggagagacaggcagaggctgaggaagagcgACACGGAGGCACTGGGCCCAAGCCCGAGGCCCCAAGGGGGTCCGCCCCAGCCATCCCTCCAGCGCCGCCCCTTTGTGAATCCGGACCGGCGAAAATGCTTTGCCTGTGGACAAGAGGGCCATATAGCGTGGAATTGTCCGGGAGAAGACATTCTGATGCCTACGGCGGGCTCCTCCGACTCCCCACGGAAGGCCGACAGCTATCTTACCACGTGCTGGGCTCATGAGGGCGCAAGGGCCCCAAAGCTGCCGGTCAGAATAGGGACCCAGGATGCTGAAGCCCTACTCGACTCCGGCAGTGCGGTCACCCTCCTACGGCCCGGGTTGACCTCTGGCCCCAGGGGACCCCCCATCCCAGTCTCCTGTGTCCACGGGGATTCACGAGAGTATCCCACGACCCACATTAAGGTCCAGACCACCAGGGGCACATTTGAGGTTGTTGCGGGCTTAGTGGAAAATCTGCCGGTACCAGTGCTGATTGGGCGGGACTGCCCGATATTCTGGCGTTTGTGGGCATGCAGGACTGCTGGCCACCGAAGAAACTGTCCCACCAAGAAACCTGGTAGGGACCAGAAAGTCAAGGTGGCACATGCCTGTGCAGCCCCATCTAGCCCAACCACGTCATCTGCAgaagggacagaggaggaggccctgGCCCCAGCGGAGGCCCCGGCCCCAGCGGAGGCCCCGACAAGGAGGGATCCCCGACTAACTGAAGGGTCTTCGAACGAGGCTTTTTCGGAGTTCCCACCGGCAGAAGAGGCATCTTCCACCAGGCCCGGGCAGTTTGGGACGGCCCAGTGGGAGGACCCTAACCTGGAACAAGCGCGACAGAACCTGGCTGTGGTCGAGGGAGAACCGGTGGCGGGGGTAAGTGCTAGCACCTTTCCACACTTTTCAATCAAGAATGGCCTCTTGTATAGGGTGGCAAAGCTGGAGGAACGGGTGGTGGAACAGTTGCTAGTCCCCAAGCGCTATATTAACAAAGTGTTGTACCTAGCCCACTCCCACCTGTTGGGAGCTCATTTGGGGGTGGAGAAAACCTACGACCGAGTCCGGGAGCGCTTCTACTGGCCGGGGGTGAAGAAGGCGGTCCAGGATTATTGCCAAATCTGCCCACAATGCCAGAAGACGGCGCCGAAGGTAAACTACCAGAATCCACTAATACCACTACCAATAATCGACATCCCCTTCCAGAGGGTGGCCATGGATATAGTAGGCCCCTTGCCGAAGTCCAGTAGGGGGCACCGGTTTATCCTGGTTATCATGGATTATGCCACCCGGTACCCAGAGGCGGTCCCGTTACGCACCGCAAGTGCTAAAGCGGTGGCGAGAGAATTATTCCTTCTCTTTAGTAGAGTTGGGATTGCAAAGGAAGTCCTTACTGACCAGGGAACCTGTTTCATGTCTCGGGTGATGAAGGAGATGTGTAAACTGCTGAAGGTGAGCCAAATACGAACCTCTGTCTACCACCCACAGACGGACGGCCTGGTAGAACGTTTCAATAAAACCTTAAAACAAATGCTAAGGAAGGCTATTGACGTGGAGGGGAAAAACTGGGACCAACTAATCCCCTTTGTCTTGTTCTCAATCCGCGAAGTGCCCCAGGCGTCCACAGGGTTCTCACCATTTGAGCTGCTGTATGGACGGAGACCCAGGGGCATGCTGGACCTGGCCAAAGAAGCATGGGAGCAACAGCCATCAGCCCATCGCTCCGCCATAGAGTATGTCGACCAGATGCAGGACAGGATGGCTAAGGTATGGCCCCTGGTGCGGGAGCATATGCAACAAGCCCAACACGCCCAAGCCAGAATCTATAACCGTAGAGCTCAGCTACGGGAGTTCCAGCCGGGAGAGTTTGTCTTGGTCCTGATTCCAACGGTGGAATGCAAATTCCTGGCAAAGTGGCATGGACCCTATGAGGTGATCGaaagggtgggggaggtgaaTTATAAGGTAAGACAACCGGGAAGGAGGAAAATCTGCCAAATATATCACATTAATCTGTTGAAGAGATGGCACGCCCCTGACAGTGTTCCGATGGCCGCACTAACCACCGAAACCCAAGATCGTGTCCCCTCACAGGTACCTCTGGGCCCCCATCTGAGTCCGACCCACCGGCAAGACATGGTGGAACTAACTGGGCagttcaaagatgttttttcagaCATGCCGGGAAGGACCACGGTGATTAACCACGACATCATCACCGAACCTGGGAAAAAGGTGAGGCTCCGACCCTACCGCATACCAGAGGCAAAAAGGGAGACCATCAAAGAagaggtgagaaggatgttggAGATGGGCGTTATTGAGGAGTCACACAGTGCATGGTCCAGCCCGATTGTGTTGACTCCAAAACCCGACGGCAGCGAGAGATTCTGCAATGATTTTAGAAAATTGAACGAAATCTCAAAATTTGACGCTTACCCCATGCCGAGGGTTGATGAGTTAATAGAGCGATTAGGCCCAGCCCGGTTTGTGTCCACGCTCGACCTCACTAAAGGTTACTGGCAGGTTCCCCTCACAGAAACCGCCAAAGAGAAGACAGCGTTTGCTACCCCAGAAGGCCTGTACCACTATAGAGTCCTGCCCTTCGGAGTCCACGGAGCGCCAGCTACGTTCCAAAGAATGATGGACCAGGTGCTCCGACCTCATCGGGAGTATGCAGCGGCCTACCTAGATGATGTGGTCATACACAGCCCCGACTGGACCACCCATGTAGGCCACCTGAAAGCTGTCCTGGGAAGCCTACGGAGAGCTGGCCTGACCGCCAACCCAAAAAAGTGCCACCTTGGCCTGGAGGAGGCGGAATACCTCGGCTACACCATTGGGAGAGGCAGTGTGAGACCCCAATCCCGGAAAGTGGAGGCCATTGCCACCTGGCCTAAGCCAGCCACGAAGCG CCCCTTTACACGAGATGACGA